Proteins encoded by one window of Campylobacter concisus:
- a CDS encoding adenylosuccinate synthase — MRKADLVVGVQWGDEGKGKIVDMLGLNYDMICRSQGGHNAGHTIWVDGVRYALHLVPSGILHKNIINIIGNGVVVCPEVLITEMAQFENLEGRLYISDKAHLNLSYHSQIDQAKERLKGEKAIGTTGKGIGPTYADKISRSGHRVGELLEPERLCDALMHDFETNKCVFDALGVKIPNENELLEELKRYKEVLAPFIANTTNLVWKALDENKKVLLEGAQGTLLDIDHGTYPYVTSSNTISAGACTGLGLNPKEIGEVIGVIKAYTTRVGFGPFPTEDKGTSGDKMCDIGKEFGTTTGRRRRCGWFDAVSVKYASRLDGVDTYALMKLDVLDGFEVVKICKAYQYNGETIDYMPTDLENATPIYEELAGWDSVKGISKYEDLPANARAYIERIEELTGVKIGYISTSPERSDTIIR, encoded by the coding sequence ATGAGAAAGGCTGATTTGGTAGTTGGAGTTCAATGGGGTGATGAGGGTAAAGGTAAGATAGTTGATATGCTAGGACTAAACTATGACATGATCTGTCGCTCACAGGGTGGTCATAATGCCGGTCATACAATCTGGGTTGATGGCGTTAGATACGCGCTTCACCTTGTTCCAAGTGGAATTTTGCATAAAAATATCATAAATATCATTGGCAATGGCGTTGTTGTTTGTCCAGAAGTGTTAATCACTGAAATGGCACAGTTTGAAAATTTAGAGGGAAGGCTTTATATTAGCGATAAAGCACATTTAAATCTAAGCTATCATAGCCAAATCGATCAAGCAAAAGAGAGACTAAAAGGCGAAAAAGCAATCGGTACGACTGGCAAAGGAATCGGACCAACTTATGCTGATAAAATAAGTAGAAGCGGTCACAGAGTAGGCGAATTACTTGAACCAGAGCGTTTGTGCGATGCTTTAATGCATGATTTTGAGACAAACAAATGCGTATTTGACGCACTTGGTGTAAAAATTCCTAATGAGAATGAATTGCTTGAAGAGCTAAAAAGATATAAAGAGGTTTTAGCTCCATTTATCGCAAATACTACAAACCTAGTATGGAAGGCACTTGATGAAAATAAAAAGGTATTACTTGAAGGCGCTCAAGGCACGCTTTTAGATATCGACCATGGCACATATCCATACGTAACTAGCTCAAATACCATAAGTGCAGGTGCTTGCACAGGTCTTGGACTAAATCCAAAAGAAATCGGTGAAGTAATAGGCGTCATAAAGGCCTATACGACTCGTGTTGGCTTTGGTCCTTTCCCAACAGAAGACAAAGGCACGAGTGGCGATAAGATGTGTGATATCGGTAAGGAATTTGGCACAACAACAGGCCGCCGCAGACGTTGTGGCTGGTTTGATGCTGTGAGTGTAAAATATGCTTCAAGACTCGATGGTGTCGATACTTATGCACTTATGAAGCTTGATGTGCTTGATGGATTTGAAGTGGTAAAAATTTGTAAAGCTTATCAATATAATGGTGAAACTATCGATTATATGCCGACAGATCTTGAAAATGCAACTCCTATCTATGAAGAACTTGCAGGCTGGGATAGCGTAAAAGGCATAAGCAAATATGAAGATCTGCCAGCAAATGCAAGAGCTTATATCGAGCGAATAGAAGAGCTAACTGGCGTAAAGATCGGATACATCTCAACAAGCCCTGAAAGAAGCGATACGATCATTAGATGA
- the nspC gene encoding carboxynorspermidine decarboxylase has product MNEILKSIKTPAYVCEEAKVRKNLELLKYVKEQSGAKILVALKGFAFSGVMDMVGSYLDGATCSGLHEAKFANEYVKGEIHTYSPAFKEEDFDEILKISKHITFNSFAQWQKFKGIALENGIICGLRVNPEVSLAPTDSYNPCGKFSRLGITRANFKPELLDGISGLHFHALCEESASSLQTVLEAFEEKFGEFIPKMKWINMGGGHHITRADYDVELLIKIIRRFREKYGVEVYLEPGEAVGWQTGFLISSVLDIVHNEKDIAILDTSAEAHMPDTVLMPYRPAVRGESENGKFAYRFGGNTCLAGDIVGLEADDAEYKFDSELKIGDRVIFEDQIHYTIVKNTTFNGIKLPDLVLLKENGEVKMIREFGYEEYKRRN; this is encoded by the coding sequence ATGAACGAAATTTTAAAGAGCATAAAAACCCCAGCCTACGTCTGCGAAGAGGCAAAAGTACGTAAAAATTTAGAGCTTTTAAAATATGTCAAAGAGCAAAGCGGAGCTAAAATTTTAGTCGCACTCAAAGGCTTTGCATTTAGCGGAGTGATGGACATGGTTGGCTCTTATCTTGATGGTGCGACTTGCAGTGGGCTTCATGAGGCAAAATTTGCAAACGAATACGTAAAAGGCGAGATCCACACGTATAGTCCAGCGTTTAAAGAGGAGGATTTTGATGAAATTTTAAAAATTTCAAAGCACATCACATTTAACTCTTTTGCTCAGTGGCAAAAATTTAAGGGTATTGCCCTAGAAAATGGTATCATCTGCGGCCTGCGCGTAAATCCAGAGGTCTCGCTAGCCCCAACTGACAGCTACAATCCATGCGGTAAATTTAGCAGGCTTGGCATCACGAGAGCAAATTTTAAACCTGAGCTTCTTGATGGCATTAGCGGGCTACATTTTCACGCGCTTTGCGAGGAGAGTGCGAGTAGCTTGCAGACCGTGCTAGAGGCGTTTGAGGAGAAATTTGGCGAGTTTATCCCAAAGATGAAATGGATAAATATGGGCGGAGGACATCACATCACGAGGGCTGATTACGATGTGGAACTGCTTATAAAAATAATTAGGCGCTTCCGCGAAAAATACGGCGTAGAGGTCTATCTGGAGCCTGGCGAGGCTGTGGGCTGGCAGACTGGCTTTTTGATAAGCAGCGTGCTTGACATCGTGCATAACGAAAAAGATATCGCCATCCTTGACACCTCGGCTGAGGCGCACATGCCTGATACCGTGCTCATGCCTTACCGTCCAGCAGTTAGAGGTGAGAGTGAAAATGGCAAATTTGCTTATAGATTTGGTGGTAATACCTGCCTGGCTGGCGATATAGTGGGGCTTGAAGCGGACGATGCGGAGTATAAATTTGATAGTGAGCTAAAAATCGGTGACCGTGTCATCTTTGAAGATCAAATTCACTACACTATTGTGAAAAATACGACATTTAATGGCATTAAGTTGCCTGACCTTGTCCTTTTAAAAGAAAATGGCGAAGTTAAAATGATCCGCGAATTCGGATATGAAGAGTATAAACGCAGAAACTAA
- the yedF gene encoding sulfurtransferase-like selenium metabolism protein YedF, which translates to MTTIDCRNLECPKPVIMTKNALDGLSEGESLEILVNALAPKENISRFLKNQNINFSLESNGNETKILATKGKNALELTNFDEFVCDITPKNNKVLYLNEECAGSGEVGINLLSKFLGAFLQVEKKPKIIICVNNAVKMTTNRSHPSFKPLKDLEAAGVKILSCGSCLEAYKLVSDLAIGEISNAYEIIDILSTHEQIKL; encoded by the coding sequence ATGACAACAATTGATTGTAGAAATTTAGAGTGTCCAAAGCCAGTCATAATGACAAAAAATGCACTTGATGGCTTAAGTGAAGGTGAAAGCTTAGAAATTTTGGTAAATGCACTAGCCCCAAAAGAAAATATTTCAAGATTTTTAAAAAATCAAAATATAAACTTTAGCCTCGAAAGCAATGGCAACGAAACTAAAATTTTAGCTACAAAAGGCAAAAATGCACTTGAGCTTACAAATTTTGATGAGTTTGTCTGTGACATAACACCAAAAAATAATAAAGTACTCTATCTGAATGAAGAGTGCGCGGGAAGTGGCGAAGTAGGAATAAATTTACTATCAAAATTCTTAGGAGCATTTCTTCAAGTTGAGAAAAAACCAAAGATAATAATCTGCGTAAATAACGCTGTAAAGATGACTACAAACCGCTCACACCCAAGCTTTAAGCCGCTTAAAGATCTTGAAGCTGCTGGTGTTAAAATTTTAAGCTGCGGAAGCTGCTTGGAGGCTTATAAGCTAGTAAGCGATCTTGCGATTGGCGAAATTTCAAATGCTTATGAGATCATCGACATACTCTCAACTCACGAGCAAATCAAACTATGA
- a CDS encoding NAD(P)H-dependent oxidoreductase, translating to MNYLEILKFRHACKVFDESKKIGAGEFDFILEAGRLSPSSTGLEQWDILVVQNKELREKIKALSWNQAQITSCSHLVVVLAKIKEVKFGSTYVNKMIARNTNKDPEAIAARQKFYHDFLLANFKNDDELTFQWSHEQCMIIATNMMNAAASLGIDSCPIEGFDRHALNKLLGLDESFQRVAIVVPFGYRLNPQPKKLRREISDIVTWIY from the coding sequence ATGAATTATCTTGAAATTTTAAAATTTCGTCATGCTTGCAAGGTTTTTGACGAAAGCAAAAAAATCGGTGCTGGTGAGTTTGATTTTATACTAGAGGCTGGCAGGTTAAGCCCTAGTTCAACTGGCCTTGAGCAGTGGGATATCTTAGTCGTTCAAAATAAAGAGCTTAGAGAAAAAATAAAAGCTCTTTCATGGAATCAAGCGCAAATCACATCTTGCTCGCATTTAGTTGTCGTTTTAGCTAAGATCAAAGAGGTAAAATTTGGAAGCACCTACGTTAATAAAATGATCGCTAGAAATACCAATAAAGATCCTGAAGCCATTGCTGCAAGACAAAAATTTTACCATGACTTTTTGCTAGCAAATTTTAAAAATGATGATGAGCTAACATTTCAGTGGTCACATGAGCAATGCATGATAATCGCCACAAATATGATGAATGCAGCCGCGAGTTTGGGCATTGATAGTTGCCCGATAGAAGGCTTTGACAGACATGCTTTAAATAAACTTTTAGGGCTTGATGAGAGCTTTCAAAGAGTGGCTATCGTGGTGCCATTTGGCTACCGCCTAAATCCACAACCAAAAAAACTTCGCAGAGAAATTTCTGATATCGTTACTTGGATCTATTAA
- a CDS encoding formate dehydrogenase subunit gamma translates to MTRILTLLFTLFVTAMATQGPTGVNQYNSAIWAAERIENIKPYEQGLGPIFTFIQGNDYFAIAALSIILAVIGAFALHFLIIGPKHFSHDGKKVFAFSLIIRIAHGLAAISWIILVPTGIIIMWGAELGGGTFVRFCRYLHDTATVIFAVSVLPMLFTWTKRMLPAIYDIRWMMIVGGYLSKKKRPVPAGKFNAGQKAWYWIAIPGGIVMIITGAIMYFTDFKEPAVASWFGLTQIDLLRYSVIIHNCLGIACAVFFLVHIYMAAIAIHGAIWSMITGYKEEEEVYVLHHYWYQELVRENKIPVSDYEKSYTNLK, encoded by the coding sequence ATGACGAGAATTCTTACTCTGCTTTTTACATTATTTGTAACAGCAATGGCAACTCAAGGACCAACTGGCGTCAATCAATATAATAGTGCCATTTGGGCGGCTGAAAGGATAGAAAATATCAAGCCATACGAACAAGGTTTGGGGCCGATATTTACTTTTATCCAAGGTAATGATTATTTTGCAATAGCAGCACTTTCTATCATTTTGGCTGTTATTGGAGCATTTGCATTACACTTTTTAATCATTGGACCAAAACATTTTAGTCATGATGGTAAAAAGGTATTTGCTTTTTCATTGATCATACGTATAGCTCATGGTTTGGCAGCGATCTCATGGATCATTTTAGTACCAACTGGTATCATCATTATGTGGGGTGCAGAGCTTGGCGGTGGAACATTTGTGCGTTTCTGTAGATACTTGCACGATACAGCAACTGTGATCTTTGCTGTTTCTGTGCTTCCTATGTTATTTACCTGGACAAAGAGAATGCTTCCAGCAATTTATGATATCAGATGGATGATGATAGTTGGTGGCTATTTATCAAAGAAAAAGAGACCTGTTCCGGCTGGTAAATTTAATGCTGGTCAAAAAGCATGGTATTGGATCGCTATCCCTGGTGGTATCGTTATGATAATTACTGGTGCGATTATGTATTTTACAGACTTCAAAGAGCCAGCGGTTGCTTCTTGGTTTGGTCTTACACAAATTGATCTTTTAAGATACAGCGTAATTATCCATAACTGTCTTGGCATCGCATGTGCAGTATTTTTCTTAGTTCATATTTATATGGCAGCTATTGCTATTCATGGTGCTATTTGGTCGATGATTACTGGATATAAAGAGGAAGAAGAAGTTTATGTTCTTCATCACTACTGGTACCAAGAGCTCGTTAGAGAAAATAAAATTCCAGTATCTGATTATGAAAAGTCTTATACAAATTTAAAATAA
- a CDS encoding ATP phosphoribosyltransferase regulatory subunit: MNENALNVYEHEIPNGSKLYFASSAKLKRQIEQKASEILENEGFSEIVTPFFSYHQHLSVDATNLLRFSDSLNHEISLRADSTVDTVRIVLRRLKANESKRWFYIQPVFRYPSQEIYQIGAELIGENDVLKSINIVAKLIDELKMDTFLQVSNIQIPRVICEILSVPIEIFENGQMEKILSQNVPWLSALALLKSVDELDEVIKISPSKLKEPLENLRNLASALEYKNLRIVPLYYSKMRYYDSLFFRFLRNNSIIASGGSYEIDGKINSGFAVYTDALIEEKINLRK; encoded by the coding sequence ATGAATGAAAATGCTTTAAATGTTTATGAGCATGAAATCCCAAATGGAAGCAAGCTGTACTTTGCCAGTAGTGCAAAGCTAAAGAGGCAGATCGAGCAAAAAGCTAGTGAAATTTTAGAAAATGAAGGCTTTAGCGAGATCGTAACGCCATTTTTCTCATATCACCAGCATTTAAGTGTAGATGCGACAAATCTTTTGCGTTTTAGCGATAGTCTAAATCACGAAATAAGCCTAAGAGCTGATAGCACGGTAGATACTGTAAGGATCGTGCTTAGAAGACTAAAGGCAAACGAATCAAAAAGATGGTTTTATATCCAGCCAGTCTTTCGCTATCCAAGCCAAGAAATTTATCAAATCGGAGCCGAACTAATCGGTGAAAATGATGTTTTAAAAAGCATAAATATCGTAGCAAAGCTTATTGATGAGCTAAAAATGGATACATTTTTGCAAGTGAGCAATATACAAATTCCAAGAGTGATTTGTGAAATTTTAAGCGTGCCTATTGAAATTTTTGAAAATGGGCAAATGGAAAAAATTTTATCTCAAAATGTTCCATGGCTAAGCGCTCTTGCTCTTTTAAAGTCAGTTGATGAGTTGGATGAAGTGATTAAAATTTCTCCAAGCAAACTAAAAGAACCGCTTGAAAATTTGAGAAATTTAGCCAGTGCTTTAGAATATAAAAATTTAAGAATAGTTCCGCTATATTACTCGAAAATGAGATATTACGATAGTTTATTTTTTAGATTTTTAAGAAATAACAGCATAATAGCAAGTGGTGGCAGCTACGAAATAGACGGAAAAATAAATAGTGGTTTTGCTGTTTATACAGATGCATTGATAGAAGAAAAAATTAATTTAAGGAAGTAA
- the selD gene encoding selenide, water dikinase SelD: MIYHDKKLTQFVRAAGUAAKLDPSGLNKTISSLNLSHPNLLSSTNSNEDASVFKISSDLALVQTLDFITPVVNDPFIYGQIAAANSLSDVFAMGGEVINALNIVGFDSCNLAPEILGEILQGGADKVKECGGIIVGGHTIETQQMYYGLSVTGRVHPDKFWANNTAINGNVLILTKPLGSGILSTAIKADLLSMEQIKEAATIMAQLNFYALKALDDIKVYGATDVTGFGFLGHLSEMLNEKISFEIYEKNVPIIASAKEFADMGIIPEGSYKNREFAKHFVDKEADILLFDAQTSGGLLLAVGEKDAMLAVKRLKEVGYEHSTIVGSAVSKSEFGIFLR; the protein is encoded by the coding sequence ATGATCTACCACGACAAAAAGCTTACGCAGTTTGTTAGAGCCGCTGGTTGAGCTGCTAAGCTTGACCCGTCGGGTCTAAACAAAACGATTAGTAGTTTAAATTTATCTCATCCAAATCTGCTCTCAAGCACCAATTCTAATGAGGATGCGAGTGTCTTTAAAATTTCAAGTGATCTTGCACTTGTTCAAACGCTTGATTTTATAACGCCTGTGGTAAACGATCCATTTATCTACGGACAAATCGCTGCCGCAAATAGCCTAAGCGACGTCTTTGCAATGGGTGGCGAGGTGATAAATGCTCTAAATATCGTGGGTTTTGATAGCTGCAACTTGGCACCTGAAATTTTAGGTGAAATTTTGCAAGGCGGAGCCGATAAAGTAAAAGAGTGTGGTGGCATTATTGTTGGTGGGCATACGATCGAGACACAGCAGATGTATTATGGACTTAGCGTCACTGGAAGGGTTCATCCTGATAAATTTTGGGCAAATAATACTGCCATAAATGGCAATGTTTTGATACTTACAAAGCCCCTTGGAAGCGGCATTTTAAGCACAGCAATAAAGGCTGATTTATTAAGCATGGAGCAGATAAAAGAGGCTGCAACTATCATGGCACAGCTAAATTTTTATGCATTAAAGGCACTTGATGACATCAAAGTCTACGGCGCTACTGATGTGACTGGATTTGGCTTTTTGGGACATTTAAGCGAAATGCTAAATGAAAAGATCAGTTTTGAAATTTATGAAAAAAACGTGCCAATCATTGCAAGTGCAAAGGAATTTGCAGATATGGGCATTATTCCAGAAGGAAGCTATAAAAACCGCGAATTTGCAAAGCATTTTGTAGACAAAGAAGCTGACATTTTACTATTTGACGCACAAACTTCTGGTGGACTTTTGCTTGCAGTTGGTGAAAAGGACGCGATGCTCGCAGTAAAACGCTTAAAAGAAGTAGGCTACGAGCACTCAACTATCGTTGGTTCTGCGGTGTCAAAGAGCGAGTTTGGTATATTTTTAAGATAA
- a CDS encoding MoaD/ThiS family protein, with protein sequence MIEIEFLGPIGLENIKVEAKNLGEVKEALSEKEELKKWLNICAVAVNDEIVSDINFALKSGDKISILPPVCGG encoded by the coding sequence GTGATAGAGATCGAATTTCTTGGGCCTATCGGGCTTGAAAATATCAAAGTAGAAGCAAAAAATTTAGGCGAAGTAAAAGAGGCTTTAAGTGAGAAAGAAGAGCTTAAAAAATGGCTAAATATCTGTGCGGTTGCCGTAAATGACGAGATCGTAAGCGATATAAATTTTGCTCTTAAATCAGGCGATAAAATTTCTATTTTGCCGCCAGTTTGTGGAGGCTAA
- a CDS encoding diguanylate cyclase domain-containing protein, translating to MLEKQKTSLQIVKMFYTKAILLLLSFIFLALFVVCAGTNDIKYDLSSTNSNIKSSISNSFFIIKNDLFLKSKMVEAGLSDILFDKNSTKNDLYIAFYVFDKNRNLIYSKRFLGADDIAEKDLSRLRLNETDAGKFTVSDRVYKNSRFRDIYASYGLKNGGSILVQIDIKFLQNYTNVDYDEKTKTYAYLVDKYGNLSRDEFYKKFDESMFLPYVSLGDEFKEDKIIFSLSHMNFYLISYMPEYKIFVITASTKHFHIFMQFVLFWLSIFCFISSLILWVRDVKFIKNRIMPALKEVRDTLDGDEYEIKRSLNVTEFEDIKNGINKLKIETKKATDGLEEYKSRFGYIFEQSFLKIVVYDAYSGDIIDASNAFLSSVGYTKDEIIELNLNDLIDDDFALFMQMKQDAQNSDMSFKIKLKTKDGSTKEGFLQESQIELRDSRLNFMLIHELDDGKFTKKDNEAINDYSFLSPNVIAEALSSDPFSIVRSTQNIDSVFKVAQDKKLINLKDLISPESLDEVAVNISNESKKFFEKGSKNSEINLVANMQTNENNKTPFKIKVKFIDNGADKERKIIYFFNDLSDIAKLQEKYDAELKYFQSILWASQALVFSWDKKSDTLYIPNAIAKSLGYALNGDMSINFERAKTIFVDEFVSFKDFFDLIKKGEVYDGEVRFYRADKEIIYVRIRAKAIAFYDGEASVIKGTMQDLSVQNSFFSYQDLLAKIFSYAKEQIIMLDDEFRIIDANDAFFDTLDISRDKNFIEKIYSKDIINFKNGLKDIKDEILNSIKITGFWQGLIHDVRSKNRLEVISISKLLNAFGDQEGYILLASSANDDCYNKEYLEFIAYHDTLTGLPNRFLLFNKLENLLKQAKKSLKIAAFYVDFDNFKSINDGYGHQVGDKILIEISKKIDEIFPKQGIFARIGGDEFIGAMPYENLGEIYETAENILRAGQSKISIDDEKKLSVSIGISLSSDALSVDDLIERADWAMYQAKLNGKNKYYVFNSKKDTYFKNEYRDDSKIIEAIDAGEMFLLYQPEIDIKSGEVSSFEAFIRWKNGDKILRPSDFLPLAKGSKAVVAIALFTLKDALKARAVWLKEGINAKVRVNLCIKKLMTSELFEKFKKLLKDEQLDANGLIIDIVDSASGVNLDDVVRYIDAYKELGVSFSLDDFASYSGSVEALGMLKTNRFNIDKRFCKQIFDSVEALKTIRMIKYVSDTFNFDVMIKNLEDKSMLEIFVGFGFSRFQGRLFAPELSLDDVLKFKFALSSPLNVRNFQDDENYNMLCKIVGVKELMTRLINLLKCDEKISEKLKSEIANQVDDIRTINEKLAEILDTILVKIDKENVINLANEAILLCDNDLNLSGANK from the coding sequence GTGCTTGAGAAACAAAAAACCAGCCTTCAAATAGTAAAAATGTTTTATACAAAGGCTATTTTACTTCTACTCTCATTTATATTTTTAGCATTATTTGTAGTTTGTGCCGGTACGAACGATATAAAGTATGATCTTAGCTCAACTAATTCGAATATAAAATCATCAATCTCAAATAGCTTTTTTATAATAAAAAACGATCTATTTTTAAAATCAAAAATGGTTGAAGCAGGTCTTAGTGATATACTATTTGATAAAAATTCAACAAAAAACGATCTTTATATAGCTTTTTACGTTTTTGATAAAAATAGAAATTTAATTTATTCAAAGAGATTTTTAGGTGCTGATGACATAGCCGAAAAGGATCTATCTCGGCTTAGGTTAAACGAGACAGATGCTGGAAAATTTACAGTATCGGATCGAGTTTATAAAAACAGTCGTTTTAGAGACATTTATGCATCTTATGGACTAAAAAATGGAGGCAGCATTTTAGTTCAAATTGATATAAAATTTTTACAAAACTACACTAATGTAGATTACGATGAGAAAACCAAAACTTATGCTTATTTGGTGGATAAATATGGAAATTTATCAAGAGATGAGTTTTATAAAAAATTTGATGAATCGATGTTTTTGCCTTATGTGAGTCTTGGCGACGAGTTTAAAGAGGATAAAATAATATTTTCTTTAAGCCACATGAACTTTTATCTCATAAGCTATATGCCAGAGTATAAAATTTTTGTTATTACTGCTTCAACGAAGCATTTTCATATCTTTATGCAGTTTGTGTTATTTTGGCTATCGATCTTTTGTTTTATATCTTCTTTAATATTATGGGTTAGAGATGTAAAATTTATAAAAAATAGAATAATGCCAGCTTTAAAAGAGGTAAGAGATACTTTAGATGGCGATGAATACGAGATAAAACGAAGCCTTAATGTAACAGAATTTGAAGATATAAAAAATGGAATAAACAAGCTAAAGATAGAAACCAAAAAAGCAACTGATGGGCTAGAAGAATACAAAAGTAGATTTGGCTATATTTTTGAGCAAAGCTTTTTGAAAATAGTGGTTTATGATGCTTATAGCGGCGATATTATTGATGCTAGTAATGCATTTTTATCTTCTGTTGGCTACACAAAAGATGAGATTATAGAGCTAAATTTAAATGATTTAATAGATGACGATTTTGCATTGTTTATGCAAATGAAACAAGATGCTCAAAATAGCGATATGAGTTTTAAAATCAAGCTAAAAACAAAAGATGGCAGCACTAAAGAGGGATTTTTACAAGAGTCGCAGATCGAGCTAAGGGATTCTAGGCTAAATTTTATGCTTATACATGAGCTAGACGATGGAAAATTTACGAAAAAGGATAACGAAGCAATAAATGATTATTCGTTTTTATCGCCAAATGTAATAGCAGAAGCATTAAGTAGCGATCCATTTTCTATCGTAAGAAGTACGCAAAATATCGATAGTGTCTTTAAAGTCGCACAAGATAAGAAGCTTATAAATTTAAAAGATCTAATAAGCCCTGAAAGTTTAGATGAGGTTGCTGTAAATATTTCTAATGAATCTAAAAAATTCTTTGAAAAAGGTAGCAAAAATAGCGAGATAAATCTCGTAGCCAATATGCAAACAAATGAAAACAACAAAACGCCATTTAAAATAAAAGTAAAATTTATTGATAATGGTGCTGATAAAGAGCGAAAGATCATCTACTTTTTTAATGACTTAAGTGATATAGCAAAGTTGCAAGAAAAATATGATGCTGAATTAAAATATTTTCAAAGCATACTTTGGGCAAGCCAAGCGCTTGTCTTTTCATGGGATAAAAAAAGCGACACCCTTTATATCCCAAATGCTATCGCCAAGTCGCTCGGATATGCATTAAATGGGGATATGAGTATAAATTTTGAACGTGCAAAAACTATATTTGTAGATGAATTTGTAAGCTTTAAGGACTTTTTTGACCTTATAAAAAAAGGTGAAGTATATGATGGCGAAGTGCGTTTTTATAGGGCTGATAAAGAGATTATTTATGTAAGGATTAGAGCAAAAGCAATAGCCTTTTATGATGGTGAAGCAAGCGTTATAAAGGGCACAATGCAAGATCTTAGTGTGCAAAATAGCTTTTTTTCTTATCAAGACCTTTTAGCAAAAATTTTCTCATACGCAAAAGAGCAAATTATTATGCTTGATGATGAGTTTAGGATCATAGATGCTAATGACGCTTTTTTCGATACGCTTGACATTTCTAGAGATAAAAATTTTATAGAGAAAATTTACTCAAAAGATATAATAAATTTTAAAAACGGACTAAAAGATATTAAAGATGAAATTTTAAATTCAATTAAAATAACTGGCTTTTGGCAAGGTCTTATTCATGATGTTCGAAGCAAAAATAGACTCGAAGTCATAAGCATAAGCAAGCTTTTAAACGCGTTTGGCGATCAAGAGGGATATATTTTGTTAGCTTCAAGCGCAAATGATGACTGCTACAATAAAGAGTATCTCGAATTTATCGCATATCACGATACGCTAACTGGACTACCAAATAGATTTTTACTTTTTAATAAGCTAGAAAATCTGCTAAAACAAGCGAAAAAAAGCTTAAAAATAGCAGCTTTTTATGTTGATTTTGATAATTTTAAATCGATAAATGACGGATACGGACATCAAGTAGGCGATAAAATCCTAATAGAAATTTCAAAAAAAATAGATGAAATTTTTCCAAAACAAGGAATATTTGCAAGAATAGGCGGGGACGAGTTTATAGGTGCTATGCCTTATGAAAATTTGGGAGAAATTTACGAAACTGCTGAAAACATCTTAAGAGCGGGACAGAGTAAAATTTCTATTGATGATGAGAAAAAACTTAGCGTAAGTATTGGTATTAGCTTAAGTAGCGATGCGCTTAGTGTTGATGATCTAATTGAAAGAGCTGATTGGGCTATGTATCAAGCAAAGCTTAATGGAAAAAATAAATATTATGTATTTAACTCGAAAAAAGATACGTACTTTAAAAATGAATATAGAGATGACTCAAAGATCATTGAAGCTATCGATGCTGGCGAGATGTTCTTGCTTTATCAGCCTGAGATTGATATAAAAAGTGGGGAAGTTAGCAGTTTTGAGGCATTTATTAGATGGAAAAATGGCGATAAGATATTAAGGCCATCAGACTTCTTACCGCTTGCAAAAGGCTCAAAAGCAGTTGTTGCTATCGCATTATTTACACTAAAAGATGCTTTAAAAGCTAGGGCTGTATGGCTAAAAGAGGGGATAAATGCAAAAGTTAGAGTAAATTTATGCATTAAAAAGCTAATGACTTCTGAGCTTTTTGAGAAATTTAAAAAGCTTTTAAAAGATGAGCAGCTAGACGCTAATGGGCTAATCATAGATATCGTTGACTCCGCAAGTGGCGTAAATTTAGATGATGTTGTTAGATATATCGATGCTTATAAGGAGCTAGGCGTTAGCTTTTCGCTTGATGATTTTGCATCTTATTCAGGCTCGGTAGAAGCTTTAGGCATGTTAAAAACAAATAGATTTAATATAGATAAAAGATTTTGCAAACAAATTTTTGATTCAGTAGAAGCACTAAAGACCATACGCATGATAAAGTATGTATCAGATACATTTAATTTTGATGTCATGATAAAAAATTTAGAAGATAAAAGCATGCTTGAAATTTTTGTTGGATTTGGCTTTAGTAGATTTCAAGGACGGCTTTTTGCACCAGAGCTTAGCCTGGATGATGTGCTCAAATTTAAATTTGCTCTATCATCTCCGCTAAATGTAAGAAATTTTCAAGATGATGAGAACTACAATATGCTTTGCAAAATAGTAGGCGTAAAAGAGCTTATGACTCGTTTGATAAATTTACTTAAATGCGATGAAAAAATAAGCGAAAAATTAAAAAGCGAAATAGCAAATCAAGTAGATGATATCAGAACAATAAATGAAAAATTAGCTGAAATTTTAGATACGATCCTTGTAAAAATAGACAAAGAGAACGTAATAAATTTAGCTAATGAGGCAATTTTATTATGCGATAATGATCTAAATTTGAGTGGAGCGAATAAATAA